Proteins from one Scylla paramamosain isolate STU-SP2022 chromosome 3, ASM3559412v1, whole genome shotgun sequence genomic window:
- the LOC135090038 gene encoding mucin-2-like, whose amino-acid sequence MKAGCRTPSKGRGPQQGGGLRHLKMPPVKKTSNATKFKAKTTKKESVVNPSTLRRTSEGRTPTKRSSSSSCSESSPKSSSGVSSRSRSSNSSSLSPSRAPSRVTGRSPARRSCGRSPNRGADSAKVNGKGARAAQKGDAGTSKLSKIAENAGGSLKTKAISEKKQDLAKTKKTTSSDSNKSASQSAKVSPAEKGKKSSPKCRRNSESKTEGNAKSSDEKEESDRDGKKKTTKKTKYASASEKQESDKDLKKKTKKSEDKKGDTDKVTKNKSRKSDEKNDTECESKRKSKKGADKVCESPGKVKESKIKEEKDDTEGQTKEECEKDRKQKDDSDKDAKKRDDQKMNNVKDENELNIKQESDEVNKKNDDSDKQPEKKKGKKLTVDDDEEKEDTKGRKMKEDKSEGRKTNDTGDSSVVKSEKEPASLNKDGKLSSPGKRDKAGKGEAKDMIEDGSSNTSKPKKKSAVKKILASEGENGYIKEEKEKKPAASKKDSLAHSEGKERNKSLSSSQETLVPKKRGRPKGSKNKRKNDGLPPARVKKDKQKTEKKQSIGKVTKSKKERSEFSFSESEGEREEKMVKLKKGSKTKHKICEEKEVLDDEENSSSDSSSSDEESPNSFKGISKAKLYGGHTDYPKKVVIGGKVYKLKRETPKSRLNSKKAPSKFHQNSKIKKHSVHVFDSEEESERDMEVNKIVKMRSDYSESSDSEIIKKPKKPSDCLNEETSYDDMSDDDEDWGTRKPRKRQTKKARTRKGMMPLKNNLTERMSEKSDDDKDDDTDEEEEEEEEEDGDDYGTLKSNRRGPMNSKEGVMRNKRSSTNQKRAKEILPPKRNLKSESSEEENDEEEQDVIKKSHKKLSYKNSSRAHKKSSKDASHVAVKKSKKVTFFKKSSRSKDDSSEDEESDKESDSEYEAHSRKRTGKGTLKTKKHIKNNKRNMNPAPPRRAKRMASLNARAMMHCMNEDARIPLPTLPVSTAKNDNMALILRDPVIHDTHSEESDEEDRDYDSDDDKRGKRRKNIKRKNEEENEKKVKIKRKRRRGELDVHMDMRDMVVTKRMASLNASAIMAASYSSESRKRNPTATTTSSSAESEITNVDIKRKISVKSTKERNTTTSSVITVEETTKKVKKAQGSRETEVEEHIIVKKKVKRQGGTDSDQEDGNATDNSELASDILTRSSEEPKGMMEESTCTFITTHTPTAPQTVTISGESTYCITSSDGKTTTMVKQVQRKTTTTGGSTTSAPPTACIPPTHHVQPQPQNNNYPMAAQKPDNYSPLGALSTMQPVMSPGGTPHHHHHHHHHHQPHPPPHHQPPPPIHPSHLPPPHLQPPHHHPPSHHPPPHASPHSYPQSHHHHPHHQPYHPPPSSHPHPTSGPPGHHCGYRPPPQTPPSGSSGAAGGSCQGNHPPSVVGPPMVGPYPSHSSPGYVAPGHTVSPGHSTHPPHHSPKQMASPNQVSPSIKSPQGGSGGPHPSNGSQRPAPLTAGQVERHHSAFTAPAPSTHSPAASTPAGYQPVSGPMPVKPNYTATTSDGSGPYKAPKGSPVAAAPPYSSPPRLTSPPLPIKAPPSQSGSEPYSPPYQYHAYSYHPAPPPPPPPPPPAPHVAPYDKYYPRGATYHFYPPTYSGGQYPPTASSAEYSYPPPPSGGMHYSQESYTSYTLCVPNAPPQGPPQALALPPPPPTSNGPHPPAYATYHYTEYTPVFAYPPTGTIVKINLIGPSSQSTICCPVDPKNVYTWPPTRNGRGSEGSSNSNQCSGLDQGSGAGYQYSYRPTQQPPQPSSNGAPQGCGTPSVYQSGPLTTVMTTGTQPTIQVFGAVMPQQTVTLIPPQESQTVSAPPPSVPPPVPAPVPPVVPLSQPQLTTATTMVAMAPISVTVPLTPGATHASQASTVPAQASTTASGISEPSVPARHHTSAYGSGTVSQLATANSCSTSTSEASSVTALPPQPISAASSETPSFTTAVVTGVPQTAVNLSLPVTTGVTGRTHPVVSSTDRTSVLPQTATTPSQIATVSANSQVSLPMLSPTQTTATIISSKPQSYVAPTQVTAGVVAGVPHHTATSTHGTTAIVTGVPQTGVVTTNVTTAVVTGVPQPSVAPVAVSSYQVLPSSECTKAAEIRPAQCAPLPARVTTTHASTNYHTVTQTLPSNKAISHSPQGAGNLTEVSTTESQLQEQTAKTEAVTQDSVVSGGKPHLVNTHFTTSSVSGAQKTPISPPHMPHSAVASSQESHQVSSKIMMAVVTGVPKPMAGSTHINTAVVSGVPRVPAGTACSPTGATAILAPASHMKDAARISLTDIPKKPLSTIQSSQDTQEKISRSLSPPSDVCKSVAVLHKVSPNQSVQHFAKAASIVSDSKSLSHVKDAIDLTIAEPQTTKPRRALEAHGNLYKDGMQNTCSVPPMDESGVIIRDCIPAKKRKINCSVPAQTIEPSASVSTAISTPLTPPSSSVGCLSSRNWSPTQPGITSDTVVSCASNSVNEMPATPSLDNPSAGVQGLSKVQGLSVGEVRTNLNSFTPSPLSLSSLGHNQAPVFSHPKSVTCSNSTSVVCSSVTPPPTSQAGGITSVVRDVPRLNVHTDVAQNKDNEGNKGTTNSNPPQQGYQRSGPRHLLCQTLPTPTLAKTATAPLAKPKSSSTSNVPKLLVKSEEKPKDVKPNIMGNVPINQSTSLSFELSSNVISNNNNSAKEELESDFLDVKTDLAPIVRKRGRPPKTRDTSSDSNTSETSTPNSSAPLSQETKKSNSPSKTLQNANENETQKNKSADGNSQGGKILRSRTEEKKKENSQSSSISPSLSKQAEDSKADIKPAGAMNIKTEVLPKIKTEKVSPKGSAKMSSFKMCPKDVSHFKTKIVEGPDEIPLKSGSIPKKFDLPSPSKGGGVTETLKPTKVLRDMKKPNIGLLSDQRVPKNSLVASKSKSKEAADKKSTNSNNNVKRRSGENVGVGGKGAASSSTKTSAAEGGGRTSVAGKNQTSKSQKAAKSTKATSRRSPPNGRLNRKKSLLSYLKEDINESDTSSVDSEVVTGGRKRSRSKEDPPKSNSSPLFCPSLPINAGSRRRSAVMHGKGKAAKKPRWVHNWSWEGEPFEGKIWLRNDELELDRTCYRAMRHKEGDIVRVRDCVLLRSGPRKTDLPFVAKIASLWEDPETSDMMMSILWYYRPEHTDSGRRPDDLPDEIFASKHRDHLSVACIEDRCYVLTFNEYCRYRRLVRFFQEGVYPMATPVPDPEEGYCRKDRLPPGCVVPDLLFFCRRVYDYRIKRLLKNPY is encoded by the exons ATGAAAGCTGGGTGTAGGACACCGAGCAAGGGGCGGGGGCCACAGCAGGGAGGCGGCCTTAGGCACCTCAAGATGCCCCCCGTCAAGAAGACTTCCAACGCCACCAAGTTTAAAGCAAAG ACAACCAAGAAGGAGAGTGTGGTGAACCCCAGCACTCTGCGGAGGACCAGCGAGGGCCGGACACCCACCAagcgctcctcctcttcctcctgcagcgaGTCTTCTCCAAAGTCTTCATCAGGAGTGTCCTCACGAAGCAGGTCCTCCAACTCCAGCAGCCTGTCCCCCAGCAGAGCACCCAGCAGAGTCACAGGCAGATCCCCAGCTCGCAGGTCTTGTGGCAGATCTCCAAACAGAGGAGCTGATAGTGCCAAAGTGAATGGAAAAGGGGCCAGGGCTGCACAAAAGGGAGATGCAGGCACCTCCAAACTGTCAAAAATTGCAGAGAACGCTGGTGGTAGTCTTAAGACCAAAGCAATATCTGAGAAAAAGCAGGACTTGGCTAAGACGAAGAAAACCACTTCCTCTGATAGCAACAAGTCAGCCTCACAAAGTGCCAAAGTGTCGCCtgcagagaaaggaaaaaagtcctCCCCAAAGTGTCGACGTAACTCTGAGTCCAAGACTGAGGGCAATGCAAAGTCCagtgatgagaaggaggagagtgatagagatggaaagaaaaagactactaagaaaacaaaatatgccTCTGCCTCTGAGAAACAAGAAAGTGACAAGgacctaaaaaagaaaacaaagaaaagtgaggacAAAAAAGGGGATACTGACAAGGTGACCAAAAACAAATCAAGGAAAAGTGATGAGAAAAATGACACGGAATGTGAGAgcaaaagaaaatcaaagaaaggTGCAGATAAAGTGTGTGAAAGTccaggaaaagtgaaagaaagcaagataaaggaggaaaaagatgatacTGAGGGACAGACCAAAGAGGAGTGTGAAAAGGACAGGAAACAGAAAGACGACAGTGATAAAGatgcaaagaaaagagatgaccaGAAAATGAATAATGTGAAAGACGAAAATGAATTAAACATAAAGCAGGAAAGTGACGAGGTTAACAAGAAAAACGATGACAGTGACAAACAgccagaaaagaagaaaggaaaaaaactcacAGTGGAcgatgatgaggagaaggaggacactAAGGGtcgaaaaatgaaggaagacaagagtgaaggaagaaaaacaaatgataCGGGAGATTCCTCAGTTGTGAAGTCTGAAAAAGAACCTGCATCCTTGAATAAAGATGGCAAACTGTCTTCTCCGGGAAAACGTGACAAAGCAGGTAAAGGTGAAGCCAAAGACATGATTGAGGATGGGAGCTCTAACACAAGCAAGCCAAAGAAGAAGAGTGCAGTGAAGAAGATCCTTGCCAGCGAGGGAGAGAACGGCTACatcaaggaggagaaggagaagaagccTGCTGCCAGCAAGAAGGACAGCCTAGCAcacagtgaaggaaaggaaagaaataaatctctctcttcttcccaggAAACACTTGTGCCCAAAAAGCGAGGGAGGCCTAAAGGAagtaagaataagaggaagaatgatGGCTTACCACCTGCAAGGGTCAAGAAGGACAAacagaagacagaaaagaaacagagcATAGGAAAAGTCACCAAGAGTAAGAAGGAGAGGAGCGAGTTCTCCTTCTCTGAGAGTgagggcgagagagaggagaagatggTCAAGCTAAAGAAGGGAAGCAAGACCAAGCACAAGATAtgcgaagagaaggaagtgctTGATGATGAGGAGAATTCAAGCTCTGATAGCTCTTCATCTGATGAGGAAAGCCCCAATTCCTTCAAGGGTATCAGCAAGGCAAAACTCTATGGGGGACACACTGACTATCCCAAGAAAGTCGTCATTGGGGGCAAAGTGTACAAACTGAAACGTGAGACTCCAAAATCTCGACTCAACAGCAAGAAAGCACCAAGCAAATTTCATCAAAACAGTAAGATAAAGAAACACTCGGTTCATGTTTTCGATtcagaagaggaaagtgagagagacatGGAGGTCAACAAGATTGTCAAGATGAGGTCAGACTACAGTGAAAGCAGTGACTCTGAGATCATTAAAAAACCTAAGAAACCCAGTGATTGTCTTAATGAGGAAACCAGTTATGATGACATgtcagatgatgatgaggattgGGGAACTAGAAAGCCTCGTAAAAGGCAGACAAAGAAGGCCAGGACTAGGAAAGGAATGATGCCATTGAAAAATAACTTAACAGAAAGAATGAGTGAgaaaagtgatgatgataaggatgatgacactgatgaagaggaggaggaagaagaggaggaggatggggatgaTTATGGGACCCTCAAATCAAACAGAAGAGGACCGATGAACAGTAAAGAAGGAGtaatgaggaataaaagaagcagCACAAACCAAAAAAGGGCCAAAGAAATACTGCCTCCCAAACGAAATCTGAAATCAGAATcatcagaagaagaaaatgatgaagaagaacaagatgtgATCAAAAAGTCTCACAAAAAGCTGTCCTACAAAAACTCGAGCAGAGCCCACAAAAAGTCTTCCAAAGATGCATCTCACGTAGCTGTTAAGAAATCCAAGAAAGTCACATTCTTCAAGAAAAGTTCCAGAAGCAAGGATGATTCTTCTGAAGATGAGGAAAGTGACAAGGAAAGTGACAGTGAGTATGAGGCACACTCCAGAAAGAGGACTGGGAAGGGGACTCTGAAGACCAAGAAACacatcaagaacaacaaaaggaaCATGAACCCAGCACCCCCCCGGCGAGCGAAAAGGATGGCCAGCCTCAATGCCCGGGCCATGATGCACTGCATGAATGAGGACGCCAGgatccccctccccaccctgcCTGTCTCCACTGCCAAGAACGACAACATGGCACTCATCCTCAGGGACCCAGTGATCCATGACACCCACTCGGAGGAGTCTGATGAGGAGGACAGGGACTACGACTCTGATGATGACAAACGTGGCAAACGGAGGAAGAACATCAAAaggaaaaacgaggaagaaaatgaaaaaaaagtgaaaattaaaaggaaacgaaggagaggagagttGGACGTTCACATGGACATGCGTGATATGGTGGTCACCAAGCGTATGGCCAGCCTCAACGCCTCAGCCATCATGGCTGCCAGTTATTCCAGCGAGTCCCGCAAGAGGAATCCAACAGCAACCACCACGAGCTCCTCGGCTGAAAGTGAAATAACCAATGTTGACATAAAGAGAAAAATCTCAGTCAAGTCTACCAAGGAACGAAACACAACCACCAGCAGTGTCATCACTGTGGAGGAAACCAccaagaaggtgaagaaagcccagggcagcagggaaacggaggtggaggagcacaTCATCGTCAAGAAAAAGGTCAAGAGGCAAGGAGGCACAGACTCGGACCAAGAGGACGGCAACGCCACCGACAACTCAGAACTTGCAAGTGACATTTTGACGAGAAGTTCTGAAGAACCAAAGGGAATGATGGAGGAGTCGACCTGTaccttcatcaccacccacaccccGACAGCTCCCCAGACTGTGACCATCTCAGGGGAGAGCACATACTGCATCACCTCCAGCGATGGCAAGACCACCACCATGGTGAAACAAGTGCAGcgcaaaaccaccaccaccggagGCTCCACCACCTCAGCACCCCCCACTGCCTGcattccacccacccaccacgtGCAG CCTCAGCCACAGAACAACAACTACCCCATGGCAGCACAGAAGCCTGACAACTACAGTCCCCTGGGTGCCCTGTCCACCATGCAGCCTGTCATGAGTCCTGGAGgcaccccacaccaccaccaccatcaccaccaccaccaccagccacatccacctccacaccaccagcctcctccacccatccacccgtCACACCtacctcctccccatcttcaGCCCCCTCACCACCATCCCCCATCACACCACCCACCTCCCCATGCATCCCCACACAGCTATCCTcagtctcaccaccaccatcctcaccatCAGCCATACCATCCACCCCCATCcagccacccccaccccacctctGGTCCGCCAGGGCACCACTGTGGGTATCGGCCCCCTCCCCAGACGCCCCCGAGTGGAAGCAGTGGAGCGGCAGGCGGCTCCTGTCAGGGGAATCACCCTCCCTCTGTGGTGGGTCCCCCCATGGTGGGCCCATATCCTAGTCACTCCTCCCCAGGGTATGTGGCCCCAGGACACACAGTATCACCTGGCCACTCCACCCATCCCCCCCATCACTCCCCCAAGCAGATGGCCTCCCCAAACCAAGTGTCTCCAAGCATAAAGAGTCCACAAGGAGGCAGCGGAGGCCCTCATCCCTCCAATGGCTCCCAGCGGCCCGCTCCACTCACTGCTGGCCAAGTGGAGCGGCACCACTCTGCCTTCACGGCTCCGGCACCCTCAACTCACTCCCCGGCAGCATCTACTCCTGCAG GCTACCAGCCAGTGAGTGGGCCCATGCCAGTCAAACCGAATTACACAGCCACCACCTCTGATGGCTCCGGCCCCTACAAGGCTCCCAAAGGTTCACCAGTGGCAGCGGCCCCCCCTTACTCCTCTCCCCCAAggctcacctctcctccactccctatCAAGGCTCCCCCAAGCCAGTCTGGCTCCGAGCCTTACTCTCCTCCTTACCAATACCATGCCTACAGTTACCAcccagcccctcctcctcccccacctccccctccccctgccccacATGTGGCACCCTATGACAAGTACTACCCCCGGGGAGCCACTTACCACTTCTATCCTCCCACATACTCTGGGGGCCAGTACCCCCCGACTGCCTCGAGTGCTGAATACTCTTATCCTCCCCCGCCATCAGGAGGCATGCACTACTCTCAGGAGAGCTACACCTCCTACACCCTGTGTGTGCCCAACGCCCCTCCCCAGGGCCCTCCCCAGGCACTTGCCCTgccccccccacctcccaccTCCAACGGTCCTCACCCCCCTGCGTATGCCACATATCACTACACGGAATACACTCCGGTCTTCGCGTATCCTCCCACGGGTACGATTGTTAAGATAAACCTCATAG GACCCTCCTCACAGAGTACAATATGCTGTCCAGTGGatccaaaaaacgtgtataccTGGCCCCCTACTAGAAATGGTAGAGGGTCAGAAGGTTCAAGCAATTCGAATCAGTGCAGTGGACTGGACCAGGGGAGTGGTGCCGGGTATCAGTATTCATATCGTCCCACCCAGCAGCCACCCCAGCCCTCCAGCAATGGTGCCCCACAGGGCTGCGGCACACCCTCCGTGTACCAGTCTGGTCCCCTCACGACTGTCATGACCACCGGCACGCAGCCCACCATCCAGGTGTTTGGTGCTGTCATGCCCCAGCAGACGGTCACCCTGATCCCACCCCAGGAATCGCAGACAGTCagtgctcctcctcccagtgtccCCCCACCAGTGCCTGCCCCAGTGCCTCCCGTTGTGCCTCTTTCTCAGCCTCaactcaccaccgccacaaccatgGTGGCCATGGCACCCATCAGTGTTACTGTGCCCCTCACCCCTGGGGCCACACATGCCTCCCAGGCCAGCACTGTTCCAGCACAAGCAAGCACAACTGCCTCTGGGATTTCTGAGCCTTCTGTACCTGCTCGACACCACACATCTGCTTATGGGTCTGGTACTGTGTCTCAGTTAGCCACAGCTAATAGTTGTAGTACTTCAACCTCTGAGGCATCCTCAGTGACAGCATTGCCCCCACAGCCCATCTCAGCTGCCTCCTCTGAGACACCTTCATTCACCACTGCTGTTGTTACTGGAGTTCCTCAGACTGCAGTTAACCTGTCACTGCCAGTCACAACTGGTGTTACTGGAAGGACACATCCAGTTGTGTCTTCAACTGACAGAACTTCTGTGTTGCCACAGACGGCTACAACTCCTTCACAAATAGCTACTGTGTCAGCAAACTCTCAGGTCTCCCTGCCCATGTTGAGTCCCACTCAGACCACAGCCACTATCATCTCAAGCAAACCTCAGTCCTATGTGGCCCCTACACAGGTCACAGCAGGTGTGGTGGCTGGAGTGCCTCACCACACAGCCACCTCAACACACGGCACCACAGCCATAGTCACAGGTGTACCTCAGACTGGTGTAGTGACCACCAATGTCACCACGGCAGTAGTTACTGGTGTTCCTCAGCCCTCTGTTGCTCCTGTGGCTGTGAGCTCATACCAGGTCTTGCCATCTTCAGAGTGTACTAAAGCTGCTGAAATAAGACCAGCTCAGTGTGCACCACTCCCTGCCAGGgtcaccaccacccacgcctCCACCAATTATCACACTGTGACACAAACTTTGCCAAGCAACAAAGCAATATCTCATTCACCACAAGGTGCAGGTAATCTCACTGAAGTTAGTACAACTGAGAGTCAATTACAGGAACAAACTGCAAAGACTGAGGCAGTCACCCAGGACAGTGTTGTAAGTGGAGGTAAGCCTCACTTAGTTAATACACACTTCACAACCTCTAGTGTGTCTGGTGCTCAGAAGACTCCCATCAGCCCCCCACACATGCCCCACTCAGCCGTCGCTAGCAGCCAGGAGTCTCACCAGGTGTCATCCAAGATCATGATGGCCGTTGTGACAGGTGTGCCCAAACCCATGGCTGGCTCCACCCACATCAACACAGCAGTGGTGTCGGGCGTTCCCCGAGTGCCTGCGGGGACAGCCTGCAGCCCCACTGGTGCCACGGCCATCCTCGCCCCAGCCAGCCACATGAAAGATGCAGCCAGAATTTCTCTCACTGATATTCCAAAGAAACCTCTCTCAACAATACAATCTTCCCAAGATACTCAAGAAAAGATCAGTCGCAGCTTATCTCCACCAAGTGATGTTTGTAAAAGTGTAGCTGTCCTTCACAAAGTTTCTCCCAATCAGAGTGTGCAGCATTTTGCCAAAGCTGCAAGCATAGTGAGTGACAGTAAATCTCTTTCACACGTCAAAGATGCCATAGACCTCACCATTGCTGAGCCACAGACCACAAAGCCAAGAAGAGCACTAGAAGCTCATGGGAATTTATATAAAGATGGGATGCAAAACACTTGTTCAGTGCCTCCAATGGATGAGAGTGGTGTAATAATTAGGGATTGCATTCctgcaaagaagaggaaaattaactGTTCAGTTCCTGCACAAACAATAGAACCTTCTGCATCTGTAAGCACTGCCATATCTACTccactcacccctccctcctccagtgTGGGCTGTTTGTCAAGCAGAAACTGGAGTCCAACACAACCAGGAATCACTTCTGACACTGTTGTGTCTTGTGCCTCTAACAGTGTGAATGAAATGCCAGCAACACCCTCTTTGGACAATCCCAGTGCAGGTGTTCAGGGGTTGTCCAAAGTGCAAGGCCTCAGTGTTGGTGAGGTGCGGACCAATTTAAACTCATTTACACCCAGTCCCTTATCACTGTCATCTCTGGGACACAACCAGGCTCCAGTTTTTTCTCATCCAAAAAGTGTAACTTGCAGCAATAGCACATCAGTTGTGTGCTCCTCTGTTACACCACCTCCCACTAGTCAGGCTGGAGGCATCACCTCTGTTGTAAGAGATGTGCCAAGACTAAATGTACATACTGATGTTGCACAAAACAAGGAcaatgaaggaaacaaaggtACAACCAACAGCAATCCTCCACAACAGGGGTACCAGAGGTCAGGGCCCCGCCATCTGCTTTGTCAGACGCTGCCAACACCAACACTTGCAAAAACAGCCACTGCTCCATTAGCCAAGCCCAAATCATCCTCCACAAGCAATGTTCCAAAATTATTGGTTAAATCTGAGGAAAAGCCCAAAGATGTGAAACCAAATATCATGGGAAATGTTCCTATAAACCAAAGTACTTCACTATCATTTGAACTGTCATCTAATGTTataagcaataacaacaactctGCTAAAGAAGAACTTGAGTCTGATTTTTTAGACGTAAAGACGGACTTGGCCCCTATAGTCCGAAAAAGAGGCAGACCTCCCAAGACCAGAGACACAAGCAGTGACAGCAACACTTCGGAGACATCAACCCCAAACTCTAGTGCTCCACTTAgccaggaaacaaaaaaaagcaactCTCCTTCTAAAACTCTCCAGAATGCAAATGAAAATGAAACTCAAAAGAATAAGTCTGCTGATGGAAATTCTCAAGGTGGCAAAATCTTGCGATCACgcacagaagaaaagaaaaaagaaaattcgcAGTCTTCAAGtatttctccctcactctctaaGCAAGCAGAAGATTCCAAAGCAGACATAAAGCCTGCTGGAGCAATGAACATTAAAACGGAAGTTTTACCAAAAATCAAGACTGAAAAAGTGTCTCCCAAAGGATCAGCCAAGATGTCTTCTTTTAAAATGTGTCCAAAAGATGTCTCCCATTTTAAGACCAAAATTGTGGAAGGTCCTGATGAAATACCTTTGAAAAGTGGCTCCATTCCAAAAAAGTTCGACCTGCCTTCCCCTTCCAAAGGTGGGGGAGTGACAGAGACTTTGAAGCCAACTAAAGTCTTGCGTGACATGAAGAAGCCCAATATAGGATTGCTGAGTGACCAAAGAGTGCCCAAAAATAGTTTAGTTGCATCGAAATCAAAATCGAAAGAGGCGGCTGACAAGAAATCAACTAATTcaaataacaatgtgaaacgcAGGAGTGGTGAGAATGTTGGGGTTGGTGGGAAGGGTGCGGCGTCCTCTAGTACAAAGACCAGTGCTGCTGAGGGTGGTGGCAGGACCTCTGTCGCAGGGAAGAACCAAACCTCAAAATCACAGAAAGCTGCAAAGTCTACCAAGGCTACCTCACGGCGATCTCCCCCAAACGGAAGACTTAATCGTAAGAAAAGTCTGCTCTCCTACTTGAAGGAGGACATAAACGAGAGCGACACATCCAGTGTGGACTCTGAAGTGGTCACTGGAGGACGGAAGAGATCACGCAGCAAGGAGGATCCCCCAAAGTCCAACAGTTCGCCCCTCTTCTGCCCTTCACTGCCAATCAACGCTGGGTCCCGGAGGAGGAGTGCTGTGATGCACGGCAagggaaaggctgccaagaaaccTCGGTGGGTCCACAACTGGTCTTGGGAAGGAGAGCCTTTTGAAGGCAAAATCTGGCTTCGA